The following coding sequences lie in one Porphyromonas asaccharolytica DSM 20707 genomic window:
- a CDS encoding GNAT family N-acetyltransferase: protein MRLKSEQQRLYEEIWSTTFGDSEDFIALYSRTTFDPHRTHLLTALDQSRALSHVQYLPYLMRYRDQWWRAGYISGAATESDQRGKGFVQYLMRASHQQMWREGCLCAFLIPAEEWLYQFYRKMGYATLYGKRHTPTLQEKLTDLPSSEAWQRYRHWQATLAEQYPTVAHSYHQWRTLRESLALEGGGIGTIGERTYYYYRDAEGKTQSVLAIPSAEEPADGTFDLSAPFGMLRPLRIAELLMWAVELGLLEEDQLHPAALYHDEQRIVFDLLDEQISTNSGRYCVLRQRRQLLFAPRPIDRLIKPLTPDQLLVTLSPLQHTLVYAMME, encoded by the coding sequence ATGAGACTAAAGTCTGAGCAGCAACGACTCTACGAAGAGATCTGGAGCACCACCTTTGGGGATAGCGAAGACTTCATCGCGCTCTACAGTCGTACCACCTTTGACCCACATCGCACCCATCTACTGACCGCTCTAGACCAGAGCCGTGCGCTCAGTCATGTGCAGTACCTCCCTTATCTGATGCGTTACCGCGACCAGTGGTGGCGCGCTGGCTACATATCGGGAGCAGCTACCGAGAGCGACCAGCGAGGCAAAGGATTCGTACAGTACCTTATGCGAGCGAGCCACCAGCAGATGTGGCGGGAGGGTTGTCTTTGCGCCTTCCTCATACCAGCCGAGGAGTGGCTCTACCAGTTCTATCGCAAGATGGGCTATGCCACGCTCTATGGCAAGCGCCATACCCCTACATTGCAAGAAAAGCTCACCGACCTTCCATCTAGTGAGGCTTGGCAGCGCTACCGTCATTGGCAGGCTACACTCGCCGAGCAGTATCCTACGGTCGCACATAGCTACCATCAGTGGCGCACGCTCCGAGAGAGCTTAGCACTCGAGGGCGGTGGCATCGGCACGATCGGAGAAAGAACCTACTACTATTATAGAGATGCCGAGGGAAAGACGCAAAGTGTCCTCGCTATACCCTCTGCGGAGGAGCCAGCTGACGGCACCTTTGACTTATCCGCTCCCTTTGGCATGCTGCGTCCACTGCGTATCGCTGAGCTACTGATGTGGGCTGTCGAGCTAGGCTTGCTAGAAGAGGATCAGCTCCACCCCGCTGCGCTCTATCACGATGAGCAGCGCATCGTCTTTGACTTACTCGATGAGCAGATCTCAACGAATAGCGGACGTTATTGCGTCTTGCGCCAGCGTCGCCAGCTACTCTTCGCACCACGTCCTATCGACCGGCTCATCAAGCCTCTCACGCCCGATCAGCTCCTCGTAACATTGTCCCCCCTCCAGCATACGCTGGTCTACGCTATGATGGAGTGA
- a CDS encoding Ig-like domain-containing protein, whose amino-acid sequence MFHSHQQLPTLLVAFLLLILGAVGCAKQSSPEGGPYDMTPPRVVRCTPEMGSTNVTSHRVRITFDEYIQLERGEDKIIYSPPQRIPPKALVNQKQLVITYQDSLIANTTYTINFNRAIKDYNEGNYIEQYVYAFSTGDYLDTMQVAGLVLDAYTLQPVPRILAGIYATPLPADTLDRPMTRMTYTDDQGHFTLQNVRDGAYYAIALVDMDRSYSYNAPNESFAITTDSFRTEVVHGSAFIPAKETKVDSLRNAPDSLQSAVDSLGASADSLLTKEAAPTTATDSTATSADSVSPYVYLPNDLVLLLTRPKTNIIRLERLTRRDSMSLMATFTEPLDTLPQLTILSPSYLTSTTSYYPDLSTDRKSLVYWLSPHDSLARDSVVVAFAYPTTDSIGSPINKLDTMTLQAPRVHAAKAKASPKKRPKIAAPQTATDSLTLTSDSTALADPKNDLKAITILSLDNINKETTRDSLWISYDMPILGIDTTLVQLAKLVDSVPQPISCQLRPDSIRRCRWLVDFAKEPGTTYRLMVDTAAITGLYGGVSAPAQKDLKIASETELGSLSVTLTGHPTDSPLYVYLLSSKEEILATAQPDSAGLVTFTELAPGAYFLKLYVDLNSNGTWDGGVYPATPPEPVRYLPQTVNVQARFATEQTWAYDGTPLAEQRPKELEGDKQAEEDGNRAKPETQKRDLNVEYAQRMRERYGKRWNPTDRERKIMGLPSREEERLARERGEEMEIGAPPKEQEKGQDNKQSKPQTQPLGTGSGSPLRTNPTQTNPSTTRQSAGQLQNRSQKVSR is encoded by the coding sequence ATGTTTCATTCGCACCAGCAGCTTCCTACACTCTTAGTCGCCTTCCTGCTCCTAATCCTAGGTGCTGTGGGGTGTGCCAAGCAATCTTCGCCAGAGGGTGGTCCTTACGATATGACCCCGCCTCGGGTAGTGCGTTGCACGCCTGAGATGGGTAGTACGAATGTTACATCACATCGTGTGCGCATCACCTTCGATGAGTACATACAGCTGGAGCGAGGCGAGGATAAGATAATCTATTCGCCACCACAGCGCATTCCACCGAAGGCTTTGGTCAATCAGAAGCAGCTGGTCATCACTTACCAAGATAGCCTCATCGCCAATACGACCTACACGATCAACTTCAATCGTGCGATCAAGGACTACAACGAGGGTAACTACATCGAGCAGTATGTCTATGCCTTTAGTACGGGCGACTACCTAGACACGATGCAAGTAGCGGGGCTGGTACTTGATGCTTACACACTACAGCCGGTGCCTCGTATCCTGGCGGGTATCTACGCTACGCCGCTTCCGGCGGACACGCTAGACCGGCCAATGACCCGCATGACCTATACGGACGACCAGGGGCACTTTACCCTACAAAATGTACGAGATGGTGCTTACTACGCTATCGCGCTCGTTGATATGGACCGTAGCTATAGCTACAACGCTCCGAACGAGAGCTTTGCGATCACGACCGACAGCTTCCGTACTGAGGTGGTACACGGTTCGGCTTTCATCCCCGCCAAGGAAACAAAGGTGGACTCACTTAGGAATGCTCCCGACTCACTGCAAAGTGCAGTCGACTCGCTTGGAGCGTCTGCAGATAGTTTGCTCACCAAGGAGGCAGCTCCTACGACAGCGACAGACAGTACTGCGACGTCAGCAGACAGCGTCTCGCCTTACGTTTATCTGCCCAACGATCTGGTGCTCCTCTTGACACGCCCGAAGACGAATATTATCCGCCTCGAGAGACTTACGAGACGGGACTCGATGTCGCTCATGGCGACTTTTACAGAGCCTCTTGATACGTTGCCCCAGCTTACAATCCTCTCACCAAGCTACCTTACGAGTACAACGAGCTACTACCCTGATCTCTCGACAGATCGTAAGAGTCTCGTCTACTGGCTCTCGCCTCACGACTCACTAGCGAGAGACTCTGTCGTGGTGGCTTTTGCCTATCCTACGACCGACTCGATCGGTAGTCCGATCAATAAGCTTGACACGATGACGCTACAAGCGCCTAGAGTGCATGCAGCCAAGGCTAAAGCTAGTCCAAAGAAGCGACCGAAGATCGCAGCTCCTCAGACGGCTACCGACAGCCTTACTCTGACGAGTGACTCCACGGCTCTAGCAGACCCGAAGAATGATCTAAAAGCTATCACGATCCTTTCACTCGATAATATCAATAAAGAGACGACCCGCGACTCCCTTTGGATTAGCTATGACATGCCTATCTTGGGCATTGACACGACGCTGGTACAGCTTGCTAAGTTGGTCGATTCGGTGCCACAGCCGATCTCCTGCCAGTTACGACCGGATAGTATACGACGCTGCCGATGGTTGGTAGACTTTGCCAAAGAGCCTGGTACTACTTATCGACTCATGGTAGATACCGCTGCCATAACGGGACTCTATGGCGGTGTCAGTGCACCAGCACAGAAAGATCTCAAGATCGCCTCCGAGACCGAGCTAGGCTCTCTCTCTGTCACGCTCACGGGACACCCTACGGATAGTCCGCTCTACGTCTACCTACTCAGTAGTAAGGAGGAGATACTGGCGACTGCTCAGCCCGACAGTGCAGGCTTAGTGACCTTTACGGAGCTGGCTCCTGGAGCATACTTCCTCAAGCTTTATGTGGACCTTAATAGCAATGGTACGTGGGATGGGGGCGTCTACCCAGCGACTCCTCCTGAGCCTGTGCGCTATCTACCTCAGACGGTAAATGTACAAGCGCGCTTTGCCACAGAGCAGACGTGGGCATACGATGGTACGCCCCTAGCTGAGCAACGCCCGAAAGAATTGGAAGGCGATAAGCAAGCGGAGGAAGATGGTAATCGCGCTAAGCCGGAGACACAAAAGCGAGATCTCAACGTCGAGTACGCTCAGCGTATGCGGGAGCGGTACGGCAAGCGTTGGAACCCGACAGATCGCGAGCGTAAAATCATGGGACTCCCCTCTCGTGAGGAGGAGCGACTGGCGCGAGAGCGTGGCGAAGAGATGGAAATCGGGGCTCCTCCCAAGGAGCAAGAGAAGGGTCAAGACAACAAGCAGAGTAAGCCCCAGACGCAACCGCTCGGCACAGGGAGTGGCTCGCCCCTCCGCACCAATCCAACCCAGACCAATCCATCGACGACTCGACAATCTGCTGGACAGCTACAAAATCGCTCTCAGAAGGTCTCTCGCTAA
- the nfo gene encoding deoxyribonuclease IV — protein sequence MSYTKHPNKYIGAHVSAAGGVEEAPLRAGELGARAFAFFLKNQRQWQAKPYTEEQIDAFVANCDQVGIKREHILPHASYLYNIGNADATKRQRSRRAMIDEMHRCEQLGLSLLNFHPGSHLKEISEEQCMEYIAAEMNAVLAESEGVKLVLENVAGQGTNVGYTFEQLAYIISLIDDDSRVGVCIDTAHTLAAGYEIRTADGYTAMWQAFDDIIGYDKLCAIHLNDSKKDLGTRVDRHESIGKGFMGTDLFKMLMDDPHLDNIPIVLETPVPELWAEEIAYLYAL from the coding sequence ATGAGCTATACCAAACATCCTAATAAATATATCGGAGCGCATGTGAGTGCTGCTGGTGGCGTGGAGGAGGCTCCGCTGCGTGCTGGCGAACTGGGCGCACGTGCTTTCGCTTTCTTCCTCAAAAATCAGCGTCAGTGGCAGGCTAAGCCATACACGGAGGAGCAAATTGATGCGTTCGTCGCCAACTGTGACCAGGTGGGCATCAAGCGAGAGCATATCCTCCCCCATGCAAGCTACCTATATAATATAGGGAATGCGGATGCTACCAAGCGTCAGCGCAGTCGCCGTGCGATGATCGATGAGATGCACCGCTGCGAGCAGCTGGGACTGAGCCTGCTCAACTTCCACCCAGGGAGCCACCTCAAGGAGATCTCTGAGGAGCAGTGTATGGAGTACATAGCTGCTGAGATGAATGCCGTGCTGGCTGAGTCGGAGGGGGTCAAGCTGGTCCTAGAGAATGTGGCGGGTCAAGGGACGAACGTGGGCTACACTTTCGAGCAGCTCGCCTACATCATTTCGCTCATTGACGATGATAGCCGTGTGGGCGTCTGCATTGATACGGCACACACGCTGGCGGCAGGATATGAGATACGCACGGCCGATGGCTATACGGCTATGTGGCAAGCCTTCGATGACATCATCGGTTACGACAAGCTCTGCGCTATCCATCTGAATGATAGTAAGAAGGACTTGGGGACCCGTGTGGATCGACACGAGTCTATTGGTAAAGGCTTTATGGGTACGGACCTTTTCAAAATGCTGATGGACGACCCACATCTAGACAACATCCCGATCGTCCTAGAGACGCCTGTGCCTGAGCTCTGGGCGGAGGAGATCGCTTACCTCTATGCACTCTAA
- a CDS encoding DUF2156 domain-containing protein yields MTPFRQIDVADRSTVFPYIYYAAEPICDISFANLYGWAVQYETSWAIGGTQTLVIRFRSPRRDHPVYLCPFCRDDNSWTMTIKELMEISEREAYPLVFMGVTPGCKERLEKLFPDEFVHIQDDDYIDYVYLRDKLARLNGKKLQSKRNHINRFEATYPDYRYLPITTDDLERVAHFADEWLAHAEETGEPDPSLRMERKVIQRFLDNYEALEMRGGMIEIGGEIVAFTLGSPITEDTFDVHIEKARTDIDGAYTIINREFARSIPEQYTYVNREEDLGLPGLRRAKESYHPEVRLVKHTCVWRRPEWAGELES; encoded by the coding sequence ATGACCCCTTTTCGACAGATTGATGTAGCCGACCGCTCCACAGTCTTTCCTTATATATATTATGCAGCAGAGCCGATCTGCGATATCTCCTTTGCCAATCTTTATGGCTGGGCGGTGCAGTACGAGACCTCGTGGGCTATCGGTGGCACGCAGACACTCGTGATCCGCTTTCGCTCCCCACGGCGAGACCACCCCGTCTACCTCTGTCCTTTCTGTCGTGACGACAACTCGTGGACGATGACCATCAAGGAGCTTATGGAGATCTCCGAGCGGGAAGCTTACCCTCTTGTCTTCATGGGGGTGACACCAGGCTGCAAAGAGCGACTGGAGAAGCTTTTTCCTGATGAATTCGTTCATATTCAGGACGACGACTACATTGACTACGTCTATCTCAGAGACAAGCTCGCACGGCTCAATGGCAAGAAGCTTCAGTCGAAGCGCAATCACATTAACCGCTTCGAAGCGACCTACCCTGACTACCGCTACCTCCCCATCACGACAGACGATCTAGAGCGCGTGGCACACTTTGCCGATGAGTGGCTGGCACATGCCGAGGAGACGGGCGAGCCTGATCCCAGCCTACGTATGGAGCGAAAGGTCATACAGCGCTTCCTCGACAACTACGAGGCACTAGAAATGCGTGGCGGTATGATCGAGATTGGTGGTGAGATCGTTGCTTTTACCCTTGGCTCGCCTATCACGGAGGATACCTTCGACGTACATATCGAGAAGGCACGCACCGACATCGACGGAGCCTATACGATCATCAATCGTGAGTTCGCCCGCAGCATTCCTGAGCAGTACACCTATGTCAATAGAGAGGAAGATCTCGGTCTGCCTGGCTTACGCCGTGCGAAAGAGTCTTACCATCCTGAGGTACGCCTCGTGAAGCACACTTGTGTATGGCGTCGCCCAGAGTGGGCTGGCGAGCTCGAGTCCTAA
- a CDS encoding L-threonylcarbamoyladenylate synthase, with protein sequence MLTKIYADTPDYAVVREVVQCLESGGVIIYPTGVGYALGCSALKKRAVEQVCQIKGVDSKRHTLAIMCQDLGEVAQYAKLGNETFALMKSGKYEPATYILPPTTTLPTPFRQRKEVGVQLCKHPVTRIILEELEAPLLTGSLPDLPEGYDMNYLTDPELIEEYYGHQVDLIIDGGVAPGGHGAIIDCTGETPQLLREGTI encoded by the coding sequence ATGCTAACGAAGATCTACGCAGACACCCCCGACTACGCAGTGGTGCGTGAGGTGGTTCAATGTCTGGAGAGTGGCGGAGTCATTATTTATCCTACAGGTGTAGGCTATGCGCTTGGTTGCTCGGCACTGAAGAAGCGTGCCGTGGAGCAGGTTTGCCAGATCAAAGGGGTAGACAGCAAGCGTCACACACTGGCGATCATGTGTCAAGACCTTGGCGAGGTGGCCCAGTATGCTAAGCTGGGAAATGAGACTTTTGCCCTGATGAAGTCGGGTAAGTACGAGCCAGCTACCTATATATTGCCTCCGACGACGACGCTGCCGACACCTTTTCGCCAACGCAAGGAGGTGGGGGTGCAGCTATGCAAGCATCCCGTGACGCGTATCATATTGGAGGAGCTGGAGGCTCCGCTCCTGACGGGCTCTCTGCCAGACTTGCCAGAGGGATACGACATGAACTACCTGACTGATCCTGAGCTCATCGAGGAGTACTATGGACATCAGGTAGATCTGATCATCGATGGGGGCGTGGCTCCTGGCGGTCATGGTGCGATCATCGACTGCACGGGTGAGACGCCACAACTGCTCCGTGAGGGTACTATCTAA